A stretch of DNA from Streptomyces xanthii:
CGGCTTCAACTCCGGCTCCCTGCACGGCTGGACCGTCACCGGCGCCTGCGCGGTCGAACGCAGCGCCACCGGCCAGTACGAGGCCTGGGCGGGCACCGACGGCGCCGCCGCGTCCCTCGCCCAGACACTGCGCGGACTGCGCCCCGGACAGTCCTACGTCGCCTCCGTCCAGGCGCTCGTCGGCGACACGGCGGGGGAGCGGCGCACCGCCACCCTGGAGATCACCACCGCCGAAGGCTCCCGCGAGGTGGTCATGGAGTCGTCCACGGCCGTCAACAAGCAGTCCTGCGACCTGAAGCTGAACACCCGCTTCCAGCGCATGTTCGTCCACTTCACCGTCCCCGAACAGGGCGGCGACGTCACCCTCGCCCTGAAGGTCGCCGACGGCCCCGCGCGGGTGGCGTTCGACAACGTGCGCGTCGCCCGCGCCACGCTCCCGGCCACACAGCCCGGCACCCTCGTCCACCAGGACTTCGAGGACGTACCCGACGGCATCTTCCCGTTCATCGCCTCCACCAGCCGCGCCCACCTCGCCGAGAAGCACGCGCCCTACACCCAGGCCGGCTGGAACGGCACGAAGACCGACGACGTGCTCACCGGGAACTGGTCCCTCAAGGCCCGCCTGACCGGCACCGGCCTCGTCTACCGCACCATCCCGGCGACCGTCCCCTTCACCCCCGGCAAGCGCTACAAGGTGGCGTTCCTCTACCAGAGCGAGACCACCGCCACCTGGACCACCGCGGTCGACGAACCGGCCGCCCGGACCCTGCGCTCCGACGCCCTCGCCAGAACCACCGAGGGCACCGCCGAGTTCGCCTACGAGTTCACGGCGCCCGACCAGGGCGACGCGTGGGTGGGCCTGACCTCGAACGCCTCCGACGGCGGCGCGGTCGTCATCGACCGGTTCACCGTGACCGAGCTCGACTGACCCACCCGTACACCGGGCGGAGGGCCGGCCCTGCGATCCGGGACCGGCCCTTCCACACGCCTCGGAGCGTCAGGACAGGCACACCCGCGGCGGACCCGAGCGGTCCGTCTCCAGCACCCACACCTCGTTCGCGCCCGCCCGCTGCACCGGACCCGGCACGTACAGCGCCTCCTGCGGACCGGCCGCCGGCCAGTACCGGCCCAGGCAGAACCCGTTGACCCACACGAACCCGCGCGCCCAGCCCGGCAGTTCCAGCGCCGCGTCCCCCGGACCCGCCACCTCGAACCCGCCCCGGAACAGCCCGCGCCGCCCCTCCTCCGGCTCCGCGGACGGCAGCCCGGCCACCGCCTCCGCCGTGAACGCGTCCAGGCGCAGCGCCCGCGCCCTCACCCCGTGCAGATACTGCCGCTCGTGCAGCAGCCCGCCCGTCAGCCCCTTGAGCTCACCCGTGCGCGGCCCGTAGTTGACCCGGCCCAGGGACTCCACCCACAGCTCCACGCGCGCGTGCCCCGCCACCGGGACCGGCAGCTCCGGCTCCGCCTCCGTGAGGACCCCGACCCGCTCCCCGTCCACCTCCACGACCGCGACGTCCCGCAGCCCGTTCGCCCGCAACGGCAGAGCGCCGCGCGGACCCGGCACCGTCACCGCGTACCGCACCAGCCCCCGGTCCACGTCCAGCTCCTCGAACGACGGCGGCGTCGCCCACTCCGACTCCGGCCCGCCCAGCGCCTCCAGCACCCCGTCCAGCGCCGTGAACGCCGTCAGCTCCGCCGTCACCGGCGCCGCGAGCGCGGCCGGCTGCTCCGGAACCTCCGGCAGCGGCCCCTCCGCGTACTTGCCGAGAACCTCCCGGAACAGCCAGAACTTCTCCGTCGGCCGCCCGAACTCGTCGATCGGCGCGTCATAGTCGTACGACGTCACATCCGGCTCCAGCACCCCGTCGTGCAGCGCCCCGCCCCCGCGGTTCGCCCCCGCCCAGCCACCGAAACTCGTCCCGCCGTGCGCCATGTACAGGTTCACCGACGCCCCGCACTCCAGGATCTCCCGCAGCGCGTCCGCCGCGTCCCGCGGATCCCGTACGACATGCTCCGCGCCCCAGTGGTCGAACCAGCCGCACCAGAACTCCATGCACATGAGCGGTCCCGACGGACGGTGCCTGCGCAGCGTCGCGAAACCCTCGCGCGCCTGCGAGCCGAAGTTCGCCGTCGCCAGGATCCCCGGCACCGACCCGCCCGTCAGCATGTGGTCCTCGGGACCGTCCGACGTGAACAGCGGCACCGTCACCCCGAGTCCGAGCAGCAGATCCGCCAGCGCCCGCAGATACACGTGGTCCGAGCCGAAACTGCCGTACTCGTTCTCCACCTGCACCATGATCACCGGGCCGCCCCGGTCGACCTGCCGCTCCGCGATCTGCGGCATCAGCACCCGGAACCACTCCTCGACCAAGGACAGGAACTCCGCGTCCCGCGAC
This window harbors:
- a CDS encoding glycoside hydrolase family 35 protein; this encodes MTEFRVGEDDFEVDGRPVRLLSGALHYFRVHEEQWGHRLRMLKAMGLNCVETYVPWNLHAPRPGEVRDVAAVGRFLDAAQEAGLWVIARPGPYICAEWENGGLPHWVTGRVGARLRSRDAEFLSLVEEWFRVLMPQIAERQVDRGGPVIMVQVENEYGSFGSDHVYLRALADLLLGLGVTVPLFTSDGPEDHMLTGGSVPGILATANFGSQAREGFATLRRHRPSGPLMCMEFWCGWFDHWGAEHVVRDPRDAADALREILECGASVNLYMAHGGTSFGGWAGANRGGGALHDGVLEPDVTSYDYDAPIDEFGRPTEKFWLFREVLGKYAEGPLPEVPEQPAALAAPVTAELTAFTALDGVLEALGGPESEWATPPSFEELDVDRGLVRYAVTVPGPRGALPLRANGLRDVAVVEVDGERVGVLTEAEPELPVPVAGHARVELWVESLGRVNYGPRTGELKGLTGGLLHERQYLHGVRARALRLDAFTAEAVAGLPSAEPEEGRRGLFRGGFEVAGPGDAALELPGWARGFVWVNGFCLGRYWPAAGPQEALYVPGPVQRAGANEVWVLETDRSGPPRVCLS